The Miscanthus floridulus cultivar M001 chromosome 17, ASM1932011v1, whole genome shotgun sequence genome has a window encoding:
- the LOC136518875 gene encoding uncharacterized protein, producing the protein MVVLHVKSAAPASASSSSSSAPAQDGDVADVAAALLSLCRRLRARCAGAGDAATGELERALDEAEAYASKEQVLRNRFLSPRALREHIRNIEKKCATALQEPPEALSLQESSSGNKHERIQIWWAGKELAMDQKLSDYIGVNDKTKIVIRLTQARDEC; encoded by the exons ATGGTCGTGCTGCACGTGAAGTCGGCGGCGCCCGCCtccgcttcctcctcctcctcctccgctccGGCGCAGGACGGGGACGTCGCGGACGTCGCGGCcgccctcctctccctctgccgccgcctccgag CGAGGTGCGCGGGTGCTGGTGATGCTGCGACGGGCGAGCTCGAGAGGGCGCTGGACGAGGCCGAGGCCTACGCTTCCAAG GAACAAGTGCTGCGTAACAGATTCCTGTCCCCTCGTGCTCTAAGGGAACATATCAGGAACATTGAGAAGAAATGCGCTACTGCTCTACAAGAACCTCCAGAGGCGTTGTCTCTGCAAGAATCATCATCAG GCAACAAGCATGAGAGAATACAGATTTGGTGGGCTGGGAAAGAGCTAGCCATGGACCAGAAGCTATCCGACTATATCGGTGTTAATGATAAAACCAAG ATTGTCATCAGGCTAACTCAAGCTCGTGATGAGTGTTGA
- the LOC136519096 gene encoding probable membrane-associated kinase regulator 3, producing the protein MARPPTMVIQDDYIDMDLTPSATPVPPPSSPRFEFQSAGAGGAGDARHREAAFASPADELFYKGNLLPLHLPPRLQLVQRLLQDQESDAAAAAAAEGGDSDADAAGSKACTAKKPSWAKKLKVVKRWASREYIRSLFLARPPLPSDGGASASANGHGIGSVSARGSVREQEEACQCHHRKSFSGIIRRVRLVATNNKAPGTSPLCSSSSSSSSSTPSCGNANGFFFRTLAAAGTATPALKRSSSAGSSEEGAIQGAIAHCKRSQLLQPGMVVSSSAAARRSVSDVMFYSVTNTPRASSVAAGEVAQERRQEMCRG; encoded by the coding sequence ATGGCGAGGCCACCCACAATGGTGATCCAGGACGACTACATCGACATGGACCTGACCCCGTCGGCCACGCCAGTGCCGCCGCCATCCTCGCCCCGCTTCGAGTTCCAGAGCGCCGGCGCTGGCGGCGCCGGCGACGCCAGGCACAGGGAGGCGGCGTTCGCGTCCCCGGCGGACGAGCTGTTCTACAAGGGCAACCTGCTGCCGCTCCACCTGCCGCCGCGGCTGCAGCTCGTGCAGAGGCTCCTCCAGGACCAGGAGTCGgatgccgcggcggcggcggcggcagagggcGGGGACTCCGACGCCGATGCTGCCGGCAGCAAGGCGTGCACCGCCAAGAAGCCGTCTTGGGCCAAGAAGCTCAAGGTGGTGAAGCGGTGGGCGTCGAGGGAGTACATCCGGTCGCTGTTCCTGGCCAGGCCGCCGTTGCCGAGCGACGGTGGTGCCAGCGCCAGTGCCAATGGGCACGGCATCGGGAGCGTCAGCGCGAGGGGGAGCGTCCGTGAGCAGGAGGAGGCGTGCCAGTGCCACCACCGCAAGTCCTTCTCCGGCATCATCCGGCGGGTGCGCCTCGTGGCGACCAACAACAAGGCGCCCGGGACCTCGCCGCtgtgctcctcctcctcgtcctcctcgtcgtccACGCCGTCGTGCGGCAACGCTAACGGCTTCTTCTTCCGGAcgctggcggcggcggggacAGCGACGCCGGCGCTGAAGCGGAGCAGCAGCGCCGGGTCGTCCGAGGAGGGCGCCATCCAGGGCGCCATCGCGCACTGCAAGCGCTCCCAGCTGCTGCAGCCCGGGATGGTGGTCTCGTCttcggcggcggcgcggaggagCGTCAGCGACGTCATGTTCTACTCGGTCACCAACACGCCTAGAGCGTCCTCCGTGGCCGCCGGCGAGGTGGCTCAGGAGAGGAGGCAGGAGATGTGCaggggctga